The genomic stretch GAGTAAAAGCCAACGGAATTGAAATTGAGTATGAAACCTTCGGAGACCCATCGGGGCGCCCGCTCCTTCTGATTATCGGTTTGGGGGCGCAGATGATCCATTGGGATGATGATCTCTGTAAAGACTTGGCCGAACGGGGCCACTATGTCATCCGGTTTGATAACCGGGATGCCGGACTTTCTACTAAATTTGAGGCAGCCGGGGTGCCCGACCTGATGAAAATATTCGGAAAATTGATGGCTGGTGAAAAAATCACCCCGCCCTATACGCTTGAGGATATGGCCGACGACGCAGCCGGCCTCCTGGACGCCCTGAAGATTGAGAAGGCTCATATCTGCGGCATGTCCATGGGAGGC from Deltaproteobacteria bacterium encodes the following:
- a CDS encoding alpha/beta fold hydrolase; translated protein: MSRVKANGIEIEYETFGDPSGRPLLLIIGLGAQMIHWDDDLCKDLAERGHYVIRFDNRDAGLSTKFEAAGVPDLMKIFGKLMAGEKITPPYTLEDMADDAAGLLDALKIEKAHICGMSMGGMIAQTLVIRHPSRVLSLTSIYSTTGNPEVPQPTPEVTGLLITPPPQERSANIEHMVHVFKTIAGTGFLFDEPWTRKIMAESYDRSFY